From a single Candidatus Hydrogenedentota bacterium genomic region:
- a CDS encoding glycosyltransferase family 1 protein, with the protein MLDRLLQWIPPDRHADYLRLLGHVPPWAKRIALLGDPCAALGYLLRKRGGCVTGFIDDPKAAAIAGEILDAVRPLSPASGAAQEEPFDALLLCGLETSADAVFAALSMLAPGLGPNTWIFALHGNPALGGRPGNTETLASDVTERLANAGFPAIRRYPDGPPDAGMLHLAAPAGYDPVAHARSLRNQGLFEYAYTVLELVPPPPHARRPAALEKLAILAAWIHHDRGRDVSHLISRALDAFYLLTNESPRDPDAYLAMADCWASAGAPDMARRLLQSIGYAAPGSEIDARLAALPEVTLPREHISDPPEWMPGRPARVLFLLHPRPHFGLDALFDGLCDCLGDENVVDFPWKPTLHGQESEAHRDYPCRYQRRGAPEGVTALVEALRAGHFDAILYGDVEGDLPPDHIRALLAARGDCPVFLMDALDQPCNFRDLVRNRLGLERFHGYFKREMLHNVDYGPNAWPLPFAYATPTGDFRPITERPRPFFWAGHRQFGQRRLYLEALEARYGWDLNERFDQAEYQRRLRESRIGLNCFGMGFDTVRYWELPAHGCLLLSDRLPIQIPHNFVDGRHAVFFDTLPELIEKIDHYLAHPAEAEAIAAAGRAHFLERHTNAARARQALGWMSRAITSKRDRGIGA; encoded by the coding sequence ATGCTCGACCGACTCCTCCAGTGGATCCCGCCCGATCGCCACGCGGACTACCTGCGCCTGCTGGGCCACGTCCCGCCGTGGGCAAAGAGGATTGCCCTGCTGGGCGATCCCTGCGCGGCGCTCGGCTACCTCCTCAGGAAGCGCGGCGGCTGCGTCACGGGCTTCATCGACGACCCGAAGGCCGCGGCCATCGCCGGTGAAATTCTGGATGCCGTCCGTCCTCTGTCCCCCGCTTCGGGCGCCGCACAAGAAGAACCCTTCGACGCACTGCTGCTCTGTGGCCTCGAAACCAGCGCGGATGCCGTCTTCGCCGCTCTGTCCATGCTGGCGCCCGGGCTCGGCCCGAATACCTGGATCTTCGCGCTCCACGGAAATCCCGCGCTGGGCGGGCGCCCCGGGAACACCGAGACCCTGGCCAGCGATGTGACGGAACGGCTCGCGAACGCGGGTTTTCCGGCCATTCGCCGCTACCCCGACGGGCCGCCGGACGCGGGAATGCTCCATCTCGCGGCCCCCGCGGGCTACGATCCGGTTGCCCACGCGCGCAGCCTCCGCAATCAGGGCCTCTTCGAGTACGCGTATACCGTCCTGGAGCTTGTCCCCCCGCCCCCCCACGCGCGTCGGCCCGCCGCCCTGGAAAAACTTGCCATACTCGCCGCCTGGATCCACCACGATCGCGGGCGCGATGTGTCCCACCTCATCAGCCGCGCGCTGGACGCCTTCTACCTGCTGACCAACGAATCGCCGCGCGATCCAGATGCGTATCTCGCCATGGCCGACTGCTGGGCAAGTGCGGGCGCTCCCGATATGGCGCGCCGGCTGCTTCAGTCGATCGGATACGCCGCGCCCGGCTCGGAAATCGACGCCCGGCTCGCGGCCCTGCCGGAGGTGACTCTTCCCCGCGAACATATATCGGATCCGCCCGAATGGATGCCCGGCCGCCCCGCGCGGGTACTGTTCCTGCTGCATCCCCGCCCCCATTTCGGCCTGGACGCCCTGTTCGATGGCCTCTGTGATTGCCTGGGCGATGAAAATGTGGTCGATTTTCCGTGGAAACCCACCCTGCACGGCCAGGAATCCGAGGCCCACCGGGATTACCCCTGCCGTTACCAGCGGCGCGGCGCGCCGGAGGGCGTTACGGCGCTGGTGGAGGCCTTGCGGGCGGGACATTTCGACGCGATCCTCTACGGCGATGTCGAAGGGGACTTGCCCCCTGACCATATTCGGGCCCTGTTGGCGGCGCGCGGGGATTGCCCGGTGTTTCTCATGGACGCGCTCGATCAGCCCTGTAATTTCCGCGATCTCGTCCGGAACCGCCTCGGCCTGGAACGTTTTCACGGCTATTTCAAGCGCGAGATGCTCCACAACGTCGACTACGGCCCCAACGCCTGGCCACTGCCCTTCGCCTACGCCACCCCCACCGGCGACTTTCGCCCGATCACGGAGCGCCCGCGCCCCTTTTTCTGGGCGGGCCACCGGCAATTCGGCCAGCGGCGGCTCTACCTCGAAGCCCTGGAAGCGCGCTACGGCTGGGATCTCAACGAGCGCTTCGACCAGGCCGAATACCAGCGTCGCCTGCGGGAAAGCCGGATCGGGCTCAATTGCTTCGGCATGGGGTTCGACACCGTCCGCTACTGGGAGTTGCCGGCGCATGGCTGCCTCCTGCTCAGCGACCGCCTGCCCATACAGATCCCGCACAATTTCGTGGACGGGCGCCACGCCGTCTTTTTCGACACCCTGCCGGAACTAATCGAAAAGATCGACCACTACCTGGCGCACCCGGCGGAGGCCGAAGCCATCGCGGCGGCGGGGCGGGCGCATTTCCTTGAACGCCATACCAACGCCGCCCGCGCCCGCCAGGCCCTGGGCTGGATGTCCAGGGCAATCACATCGAAACGGGATCGCGGCATTGGGGCGTAA
- a CDS encoding trypsin-like peptidase domain-containing protein produces MRDRLLRIQQSAFGRVIAGFIVVAAVPAFAGEGKPSRTVISGDPWVPSPPGAAPKIIYGSDDRIDVYQETDPQRLAWAASTCALMSSSSLTSNPDGSFNIRTSAYGVCPDEPFANQPTAAFCSGFMVGPDLIATAGHCYDSGDIGNARFVFGYVMRDANNAVLNVDAENVYTGVELVGQALSGDLDYAVVRVDRNITAPGAVPFEIRREGVVPVGANVGVIGHPSGLPMKIAFGDNTVVRNNSNPSFFVANLDTYGGNSGSPVINPLTGIVEGILVRGDTDFIFDGGCMRSNVVSNTGGRGEDVTKTSVFADIVPQLISGDGAVALDRETYGCNDMLMVTLRDSDLAGEGSATVSVETSGGDMESIVLSPGMLSGEFSGMLEITAAAPVPGDGALQTAEGETITVIYLDAMHGPEAPDEVTATATVDCTPPGVASVEVTMAGSQFAIISFTTTEPASGFIRVGESCGEILAQAPFILDTDHRVTVTGLLPLTAYRFHITLEDEAGNPAVANNGGACFELNTVESVRYYTEAFGPGRAVDLANLALTFIPDGNGSYDVCRESISSLPVDSTGATPLVLGDDATVQVSLEGKAPVVFQGIAYSSLFVNSNGNITFESGDSSFGTSIEEHFDAPRVSPFFCDLNPAAGGQVWHKSLSDRFVVTWNAVPRFSSSSPNTMQVELFTDGRIRFSYRALTTGTAFVGLSAGLGLMPDFVSDDFSASQSCIVSGDRFHSADTDQNNAISLQELLRIIQFYNLDGYHCDAAGEDGYATGPGVEDCDPHDIDYNPQDWQVSLSEVLRLVQFFNAAGYSHDPGAGTEDGFVPLVAR; encoded by the coding sequence ATGAGGGACAGGCTCTTGCGCATACAACAATCAGCGTTCGGGCGGGTAATCGCCGGTTTCATTGTCGTTGCCGCGGTTCCCGCGTTCGCGGGCGAAGGCAAGCCCTCCCGCACGGTCATCAGCGGCGATCCCTGGGTCCCGTCCCCGCCGGGCGCGGCGCCCAAAATCATCTATGGCAGCGACGACCGGATCGATGTGTACCAGGAAACCGATCCGCAGCGCCTCGCCTGGGCCGCTTCCACCTGCGCGCTCATGAGCAGCAGCAGCCTCACCTCGAATCCGGATGGCTCGTTTAATATTCGCACCTCCGCCTACGGGGTGTGCCCGGACGAACCCTTCGCAAACCAGCCCACCGCCGCCTTTTGCTCCGGCTTCATGGTCGGCCCCGATCTCATCGCCACCGCCGGGCACTGTTACGACTCCGGAGACATCGGCAACGCCCGATTCGTATTCGGCTACGTCATGCGGGACGCCAACAACGCCGTCCTGAATGTGGACGCCGAAAACGTGTATACCGGCGTCGAACTGGTTGGACAGGCCCTCTCCGGGGACCTCGACTACGCTGTCGTGCGCGTGGATCGCAATATCACCGCGCCCGGCGCCGTGCCCTTCGAAATCCGCCGCGAGGGCGTCGTGCCCGTGGGCGCGAATGTGGGCGTGATCGGCCATCCCTCCGGGCTTCCCATGAAGATCGCGTTCGGCGACAATACGGTGGTCCGGAACAACAGTAATCCCTCCTTTTTCGTCGCCAACCTGGACACCTACGGCGGCAATTCGGGCTCGCCCGTGATAAATCCGCTCACCGGAATCGTTGAGGGCATTCTCGTTCGGGGCGATACCGATTTCATATTCGACGGCGGCTGCATGCGCTCCAATGTCGTCAGCAATACGGGCGGGCGCGGCGAGGATGTAACCAAGACCTCCGTTTTCGCGGATATCGTGCCCCAATTGATCAGCGGTGACGGCGCTGTCGCGCTGGACCGCGAGACCTACGGCTGTAATGACATGCTGATGGTCACGCTTCGCGACAGCGACCTCGCGGGCGAGGGTTCGGCCACCGTCTCCGTCGAAACGAGCGGCGGCGACATGGAATCGATTGTCCTTTCGCCCGGCATGCTTTCGGGCGAGTTCTCGGGCATGTTGGAAATTACGGCGGCCGCGCCAGTTCCGGGGGACGGCGCCCTCCAGACGGCGGAAGGCGAAACCATCACGGTAATTTACCTGGACGCCATGCACGGGCCGGAAGCGCCCGATGAAGTGACCGCCACCGCCACAGTCGATTGCACGCCGCCCGGCGTTGCGAGTGTCGAGGTCACCATGGCGGGCAGCCAGTTCGCCATCATTTCGTTCACAACGACCGAGCCCGCGTCTGGATTCATACGGGTGGGCGAGTCTTGCGGTGAGATCCTTGCGCAGGCGCCGTTTATTCTGGATACCGACCACCGGGTGACCGTTACCGGGCTCCTTCCGCTGACCGCCTACCGCTTCCACATCACTCTGGAGGATGAAGCGGGCAACCCGGCCGTCGCAAACAACGGCGGGGCCTGCTTTGAACTGAACACCGTGGAAAGTGTGCGGTACTACACGGAGGCGTTCGGCCCCGGTCGCGCCGTGGACCTGGCCAACCTGGCGCTCACGTTCATTCCCGATGGAAACGGCAGCTACGATGTTTGCCGCGAGAGCATTTCTTCCCTGCCGGTGGACAGCACTGGCGCGACGCCCCTCGTGCTCGGCGACGACGCCACGGTCCAGGTCTCGCTGGAGGGCAAGGCGCCCGTGGTCTTCCAGGGGATCGCGTATTCCAGCCTCTTCGTGAATTCCAATGGAAATATTACCTTTGAAAGCGGCGACTCATCCTTCGGAACGTCCATCGAAGAGCATTTTGACGCCCCGCGCGTCTCGCCCTTCTTCTGCGACTTGAACCCGGCCGCCGGAGGGCAGGTCTGGCACAAATCCCTGTCCGACCGTTTCGTCGTGACGTGGAACGCCGTCCCCCGGTTTTCCAGCAGTTCGCCGAACACGATGCAGGTGGAACTTTTCACAGACGGGCGCATCCGTTTCTCGTACCGCGCATTGACCACCGGAACGGCTTTTGTGGGCCTGTCCGCCGGGCTGGGCCTGATGCCCGATTTTGTCTCGGACGATTTTTCCGCTTCCCAATCGTGCATCGTGTCGGGCGATCGCTTCCATAGCGCGGACACGGACCAGAACAACGCGATCAGCCTCCAGGAATTGCTCCGCATCATCCAGTTCTACAACCTGGACGGCTATCACTGTGATGCGGCGGGCGAAGACGGCTATGCGACGGGTCCGGGCGTCGAGGACTGCGATCCGCACGATATCGACTATAACCCGCAGGACTGGCAGGTGAGCCTGTCGGAAGTCCTCCGGCTCGTGCAGTTCTTCAATGCCGCCGGCTACAGCCATGATCCCGGCGCCGGCACGGAGGACGGATTCGTGCCGCTGGTTGCGCGGTAA